The following proteins come from a genomic window of Macrobrachium rosenbergii isolate ZJJX-2024 chromosome 37, ASM4041242v1, whole genome shotgun sequence:
- the LOC136825475 gene encoding ras-specific guanine nucleotide-releasing factor RalGPS1-like isoform X3, which produces MIRIAFFTLISSYEKWADDFQLRVGGLVMSWAGEEASSEPPLPYTKMRYSEMPRDISCDSLAALRINESVMDSDDEEERSSGCGGGRGMAMPMCARGTSPPSSVYRKVVQETDYDTHDGMKALTKAAYSYGTLPRIHSHKSASLPARGKDADTPPVLDLLRVVPEDLATQITRMDFPVFKAITPEELTSCGWTKKDKLKSAPNIVEFTRRFNHISFWVVREILNAGGAKQRAEMMGHFIKVAKKLNELNNFHSQFAIVSALQSAPIYRLNKTWAALSRKDRQHYERMSELFSDKNNWEQLRSHVNSLKLPMIPYLGLFLTDLVYIDMAHPHFGGLESEQRQLKMNNILRVLADYQQSDYSALPHLQHVQTYLASVRYIEELQKFVEDDHYKLSLQLEPNTPSSSQSASKDSVSDAAGGINSLNLSPARVSGGRPPAPPPTYSCPAHGPQAKFVPGHRKARSLGTNHSSQNSQIESDGWTTCGNFHVYLSQIIFKGCSGTNEGMRCDSVNSLGGHEPGCPSAQGSQGSRHLLDDSELDPPPQHSDCTSPQSHTLTRTWSGLSSDSDTEVVFEVSGEECGVQGPLKRKTVIKDGRRPAVSAWHRYWVQLWGGALVYYHPKSLTSRGQERADFKTSPCKLQPLIGQGSKLVLVGPQDAQSQPDVFQVRVYTLLSDPGKATIYKFRAPSVSAAKSWIYNLQQALTENIQRPPENLITFE; this is translated from the exons GGTTGGAGGTCTTGTCATGTCATGGGCGGGTGAGGAGGCATCATCAGAGCCCCCGTTACCATACACGAAGATGAGGTACTCCGAGATGCCTCGTGACATCTCCTGCGATAGCCTCGCTGCCCTCCGCATCAATGAG AGTGTGATGGACAGCGATGATGAAGAGGAACGTAGCAGCGGTTGTGGGGGCGGGAGGGGTATGGCCATGCCAATGTGTGCCCGTGGTACTTCTCCCCCATCTTCTGTGTATCGCAAGGTAGTTCAGGAAACCGATTACGATACCCACGACGGCATGAAGGCCCTCACCAAAGCTGCTTATAGTTATgg AACGTTACCCCGCATCCATAGCCATAAGTCGGCTAGCCTACCAGCCCGTGGGAAGGATGCTGACACCCCACCTGTCCTGGATCTCCTGAGGGTGGTGCCCGAAGACCTGGCCACCCAGATCACTAGGATGGATTTCCCCGTTTTCAA AGCCATCACCCCAGAAGAGCTGACCTCCTGTGGTTGGACGAAAAAGGATAAATTGAAATCTGCCCCCAATATTGTGGAGTTCACACGAAGATTTAATCAT aTAAGTTTTTGGGTTGTCCGAGAAATACTCAACGCAGGAGGAGCAAAACAGCGTGCCGAGATGATGGGACACTTCATTAAAGTAGCCAAGAAACTGAATGAACTCAACAATTTTCATTCACAGTTTGCCATCGTTAGTGCCCTGCAGTCTGCGCCCATTTATAG aTTAAACAAGACTTGGGCTGCTCTCTCCCGTAAGGACCGGCAACATTACGAGAGAATGAGCGAATTATTTAGTGATAAGAATAATTGGGAACAACTTAGAAGTCATGTTAATAGTCTGAAACTTCCTATGATTCCATATCTTG GCCTCTTCTTGACTGatttagtatatatagatatggccCATCCCCATTTTGGTGGTCTGGAGAGTGAGCAGCGGCAGCTAAAGATGAACAACATTCTGAGAGTTTTGGCAGATTATCAGCAGTCTGATTATTCTGCTCTTCCTCATCTTCAACATGTCCAGACATATTTAGCATCTGTTAGATATATAGAAGAACTACAGAAGTTTGTGGAGGATGATCATTATAA GTTGTCACTTCAGCTTGAGCCAAACACTCCAAGCAGTAGTCAGAGTGCCAGCAAAGACAGTGTTAGTGATGCTGCTGGAGGGATCAATTCCTTAAATCTCTCTCCAGCTCGAGTGAGTGGCGGAAGGCCACCTGCTCCTCCTCCCACCTATTCCTGCCCAGCACATGGACCACAAGCAAAATTTGTACCTGGTCACAGGAAAGCACGTAGTCTAGGAACAAA TCACTCATCTCAAAATTCACAAATAGAGTCGGATGGATGGACAACATGCGGCAACTTTCACGTATACTTGAGTCAGAT CATTTTCAAGGGCTGTTCAGGAACAAATGAAGGAATGCGATGTGACTCTGTGAACAGTTTAGGTGGTCACGAGCCAGGCTGTCCTTCAGCCCAAGGTTCCCAAGGGTCCAGACATTTACTAGATGATTCAGAACTTGACCCTCCACCACAGCATTCGGATTGTACATCACCTCAGTCTCATACACTCACGAGAACATG GTCAGGACTTTCTTCAGATTCTGATACAGAAGTAGTTTTTGAAGTAAGTGGAGAAGAATGTGGCGTTCAAGGGCCTTTGAAAAGGAAGACTGTTATTAAAGATGGCAGGAGGCCTGCAGTGTCAGCTTGGCATAGATACTGG GTTCAGTTGTGGGGTGGAGCACTGGTTTACTATCATCCAAAAAGTTTAACTTCAAGAGGACAGGAGCGAGCAGACTTCAAGACCTCACCTTGCAAACTTCAGCCTCTCATTGGTCAGGGCAGTAAACTGGTGCTTGTTGGTCCACAAGATGCCCAATCCCAGCCTGATGTATTCCAGGTTAGGGTGTACACCTTG
- the LOC136825475 gene encoding ras-specific guanine nucleotide-releasing factor RalGPS1-like isoform X4, whose amino-acid sequence MIRIAFFTLISSYEKWADDFQLRVGGLVMSWAGEEASSEPPLPYTKMRYSEMPRDISCDSLAALRINESVMDSDDEEERSSGCGGGRGMAMPMCARGTSPPSSVYRKVVQETDYDTHDGMKALTKAAYSYGTLPRIHSHKSASLPARGKDADTPPVLDLLRVVPEDLATQITRMDFPVFKAITPEELTSCGWTKKDKLKSAPNIVEFTRRFNHISFWVVREILNAGGAKQRAEMMGHFIKVAKKLNELNNFHSQFAIVSALQSAPIYRLNKTWAALSRKDRQHYERMSELFSDKNNWEQLRSHVNSLKLPMIPYLGLFLTDLVYIDMAHPHFGGLESEQRQLKMNNILRVLADYQQSDYSALPHLQHVQTYLASVRYIEELQKFVEDDHYKLSLQLEPNTPSSSQSASKDSVSDAAGGINSLNLSPARVSGGRPPAPPPTYSCPAHGPQAKFVPGHRKARSLGTKFRSMSLPRNLHRSEPQSQGADRFGIFKGCSGTNEGMRCDSVNSLGGHEPGCPSAQGSQGSRHLLDDSELDPPPQHSDCTSPQSHTLTRTWSGLSSDSDTEVVFEVSGEECGVQGPLKRKTVIKDGRRPAVSAWHRYWVQLWGGALVYYHPKSLTSRGQERADFKTSPCKLQPLIGQGSKLVLVGPQDAQSQPDVFQVRVYTLLSDPGKATIYKFRAPSVSAAKSWIYNLQQALTENIQRPPENLITFE is encoded by the exons GGTTGGAGGTCTTGTCATGTCATGGGCGGGTGAGGAGGCATCATCAGAGCCCCCGTTACCATACACGAAGATGAGGTACTCCGAGATGCCTCGTGACATCTCCTGCGATAGCCTCGCTGCCCTCCGCATCAATGAG AGTGTGATGGACAGCGATGATGAAGAGGAACGTAGCAGCGGTTGTGGGGGCGGGAGGGGTATGGCCATGCCAATGTGTGCCCGTGGTACTTCTCCCCCATCTTCTGTGTATCGCAAGGTAGTTCAGGAAACCGATTACGATACCCACGACGGCATGAAGGCCCTCACCAAAGCTGCTTATAGTTATgg AACGTTACCCCGCATCCATAGCCATAAGTCGGCTAGCCTACCAGCCCGTGGGAAGGATGCTGACACCCCACCTGTCCTGGATCTCCTGAGGGTGGTGCCCGAAGACCTGGCCACCCAGATCACTAGGATGGATTTCCCCGTTTTCAA AGCCATCACCCCAGAAGAGCTGACCTCCTGTGGTTGGACGAAAAAGGATAAATTGAAATCTGCCCCCAATATTGTGGAGTTCACACGAAGATTTAATCAT aTAAGTTTTTGGGTTGTCCGAGAAATACTCAACGCAGGAGGAGCAAAACAGCGTGCCGAGATGATGGGACACTTCATTAAAGTAGCCAAGAAACTGAATGAACTCAACAATTTTCATTCACAGTTTGCCATCGTTAGTGCCCTGCAGTCTGCGCCCATTTATAG aTTAAACAAGACTTGGGCTGCTCTCTCCCGTAAGGACCGGCAACATTACGAGAGAATGAGCGAATTATTTAGTGATAAGAATAATTGGGAACAACTTAGAAGTCATGTTAATAGTCTGAAACTTCCTATGATTCCATATCTTG GCCTCTTCTTGACTGatttagtatatatagatatggccCATCCCCATTTTGGTGGTCTGGAGAGTGAGCAGCGGCAGCTAAAGATGAACAACATTCTGAGAGTTTTGGCAGATTATCAGCAGTCTGATTATTCTGCTCTTCCTCATCTTCAACATGTCCAGACATATTTAGCATCTGTTAGATATATAGAAGAACTACAGAAGTTTGTGGAGGATGATCATTATAA GTTGTCACTTCAGCTTGAGCCAAACACTCCAAGCAGTAGTCAGAGTGCCAGCAAAGACAGTGTTAGTGATGCTGCTGGAGGGATCAATTCCTTAAATCTCTCTCCAGCTCGAGTGAGTGGCGGAAGGCCACCTGCTCCTCCTCCCACCTATTCCTGCCCAGCACATGGACCACAAGCAAAATTTGTACCTGGTCACAGGAAAGCACGTAGTCTAGGAACAAA ATTTCGGAGTATGAGTCTCCCACGCAATCTCCATCGCTCGGAACCCCAGAGTCAGGGGGCAGACCGCTTCGG CATTTTCAAGGGCTGTTCAGGAACAAATGAAGGAATGCGATGTGACTCTGTGAACAGTTTAGGTGGTCACGAGCCAGGCTGTCCTTCAGCCCAAGGTTCCCAAGGGTCCAGACATTTACTAGATGATTCAGAACTTGACCCTCCACCACAGCATTCGGATTGTACATCACCTCAGTCTCATACACTCACGAGAACATG GTCAGGACTTTCTTCAGATTCTGATACAGAAGTAGTTTTTGAAGTAAGTGGAGAAGAATGTGGCGTTCAAGGGCCTTTGAAAAGGAAGACTGTTATTAAAGATGGCAGGAGGCCTGCAGTGTCAGCTTGGCATAGATACTGG GTTCAGTTGTGGGGTGGAGCACTGGTTTACTATCATCCAAAAAGTTTAACTTCAAGAGGACAGGAGCGAGCAGACTTCAAGACCTCACCTTGCAAACTTCAGCCTCTCATTGGTCAGGGCAGTAAACTGGTGCTTGTTGGTCCACAAGATGCCCAATCCCAGCCTGATGTATTCCAGGTTAGGGTGTACACCTTG
- the LOC136825475 gene encoding ras-specific guanine nucleotide-releasing factor RalGPS1-like isoform X5, giving the protein MSWAGEEASSEPPLPYTKMRYSEMPRDISCDSLAALRINESVMDSDDEEERSSGCGGGRGMAMPMCARGTSPPSSVYRKVVQETDYDTHDGMKALTKAAYSYGTLPRIHSHKSASLPARGKDADTPPVLDLLRVVPEDLATQITRMDFPVFKAITPEELTSCGWTKKDKLKSAPNIVEFTRRFNHISFWVVREILNAGGAKQRAEMMGHFIKVAKKLNELNNFHSQFAIVSALQSAPIYRLNKTWAALSRKDRQHYERMSELFSDKNNWEQLRSHVNSLKLPMIPYLGLFLTDLVYIDMAHPHFGGLESEQRQLKMNNILRVLADYQQSDYSALPHLQHVQTYLASVRYIEELQKFVEDDHYKLSLQLEPNTPSSSQSASKDSVSDAAGGINSLNLSPARVSGGRPPAPPPTYSCPAHGPQAKFVPGHRKARSLGTKFRSMSLPRNLHRSEPQSQGADRFGHSSQNSQIESDGWTTCGNFHVYLSQIIFKGCSGTNEGMRCDSVNSLGGHEPGCPSAQGSQGSRHLLDDSELDPPPQHSDCTSPQSHTLTRTWSGLSSDSDTEVVFEVSGEECGVQGPLKRKTVIKDGRRPAVSAWHRYWVQLWGGALVYYHPKSLTSRGQERADFKTSPCKLQPLIGQGSKLVLVGPQDAQSQPDVFQVRVYTLLSDPGKATIYKFRAPSVSAAKSWIYNLQQALTENIQRPPENLITFE; this is encoded by the exons ATGTCATGGGCGGGTGAGGAGGCATCATCAGAGCCCCCGTTACCATACACGAAGATGAGGTACTCCGAGATGCCTCGTGACATCTCCTGCGATAGCCTCGCTGCCCTCCGCATCAATGAG AGTGTGATGGACAGCGATGATGAAGAGGAACGTAGCAGCGGTTGTGGGGGCGGGAGGGGTATGGCCATGCCAATGTGTGCCCGTGGTACTTCTCCCCCATCTTCTGTGTATCGCAAGGTAGTTCAGGAAACCGATTACGATACCCACGACGGCATGAAGGCCCTCACCAAAGCTGCTTATAGTTATgg AACGTTACCCCGCATCCATAGCCATAAGTCGGCTAGCCTACCAGCCCGTGGGAAGGATGCTGACACCCCACCTGTCCTGGATCTCCTGAGGGTGGTGCCCGAAGACCTGGCCACCCAGATCACTAGGATGGATTTCCCCGTTTTCAA AGCCATCACCCCAGAAGAGCTGACCTCCTGTGGTTGGACGAAAAAGGATAAATTGAAATCTGCCCCCAATATTGTGGAGTTCACACGAAGATTTAATCAT aTAAGTTTTTGGGTTGTCCGAGAAATACTCAACGCAGGAGGAGCAAAACAGCGTGCCGAGATGATGGGACACTTCATTAAAGTAGCCAAGAAACTGAATGAACTCAACAATTTTCATTCACAGTTTGCCATCGTTAGTGCCCTGCAGTCTGCGCCCATTTATAG aTTAAACAAGACTTGGGCTGCTCTCTCCCGTAAGGACCGGCAACATTACGAGAGAATGAGCGAATTATTTAGTGATAAGAATAATTGGGAACAACTTAGAAGTCATGTTAATAGTCTGAAACTTCCTATGATTCCATATCTTG GCCTCTTCTTGACTGatttagtatatatagatatggccCATCCCCATTTTGGTGGTCTGGAGAGTGAGCAGCGGCAGCTAAAGATGAACAACATTCTGAGAGTTTTGGCAGATTATCAGCAGTCTGATTATTCTGCTCTTCCTCATCTTCAACATGTCCAGACATATTTAGCATCTGTTAGATATATAGAAGAACTACAGAAGTTTGTGGAGGATGATCATTATAA GTTGTCACTTCAGCTTGAGCCAAACACTCCAAGCAGTAGTCAGAGTGCCAGCAAAGACAGTGTTAGTGATGCTGCTGGAGGGATCAATTCCTTAAATCTCTCTCCAGCTCGAGTGAGTGGCGGAAGGCCACCTGCTCCTCCTCCCACCTATTCCTGCCCAGCACATGGACCACAAGCAAAATTTGTACCTGGTCACAGGAAAGCACGTAGTCTAGGAACAAA ATTTCGGAGTATGAGTCTCCCACGCAATCTCCATCGCTCGGAACCCCAGAGTCAGGGGGCAGACCGCTTCGG TCACTCATCTCAAAATTCACAAATAGAGTCGGATGGATGGACAACATGCGGCAACTTTCACGTATACTTGAGTCAGAT CATTTTCAAGGGCTGTTCAGGAACAAATGAAGGAATGCGATGTGACTCTGTGAACAGTTTAGGTGGTCACGAGCCAGGCTGTCCTTCAGCCCAAGGTTCCCAAGGGTCCAGACATTTACTAGATGATTCAGAACTTGACCCTCCACCACAGCATTCGGATTGTACATCACCTCAGTCTCATACACTCACGAGAACATG GTCAGGACTTTCTTCAGATTCTGATACAGAAGTAGTTTTTGAAGTAAGTGGAGAAGAATGTGGCGTTCAAGGGCCTTTGAAAAGGAAGACTGTTATTAAAGATGGCAGGAGGCCTGCAGTGTCAGCTTGGCATAGATACTGG GTTCAGTTGTGGGGTGGAGCACTGGTTTACTATCATCCAAAAAGTTTAACTTCAAGAGGACAGGAGCGAGCAGACTTCAAGACCTCACCTTGCAAACTTCAGCCTCTCATTGGTCAGGGCAGTAAACTGGTGCTTGTTGGTCCACAAGATGCCCAATCCCAGCCTGATGTATTCCAGGTTAGGGTGTACACCTTG
- the LOC136825475 gene encoding ras-specific guanine nucleotide-releasing factor RalGPS1-like isoform X1, with the protein MIRIAFFTLISSYEKWADDFQLRVGGLVMSWAGEEASSEPPLPYTKMRYSEMPRDISCDSLAALRINESVMDSDDEEERSSGCGGGRGMAMPMCARGTSPPSSVYRKVVQETDYDTHDGMKALTKAAYSYGTLPRIHSHKSASLPARGKDADTPPVLDLLRVVPEDLATQITRMDFPVFKAITPEELTSCGWTKKDKLKSAPNIVEFTRRFNHISFWVVREILNAGGAKQRAEMMGHFIKVAKKLNELNNFHSQFAIVSALQSAPIYRLNKTWAALSRKDRQHYERMSELFSDKNNWEQLRSHVNSLKLPMIPYLGLFLTDLVYIDMAHPHFGGLESEQRQLKMNNILRVLADYQQSDYSALPHLQHVQTYLASVRYIEELQKFVEDDHYKLSLQLEPNTPSSSQSASKDSVSDAAGGINSLNLSPARVSGGRPPAPPPTYSCPAHGPQAKFVPGHRKARSLGTKFRSMSLPRNLHRSEPQSQGADRFGHSSQNSQIESDGWTTCGNFHVYLSQIIFKGCSGTNEGMRCDSVNSLGGHEPGCPSAQGSQGSRHLLDDSELDPPPQHSDCTSPQSHTLTRTWSGLSSDSDTEVVFEVSGEECGVQGPLKRKTVIKDGRRPAVSAWHRYWVQLWGGALVYYHPKSLTSRGQERADFKTSPCKLQPLIGQGSKLVLVGPQDAQSQPDVFQVRVYTLLSDPGKATIYKFRAPSVSAAKSWIYNLQQALTENIQRPPENLITFE; encoded by the exons GGTTGGAGGTCTTGTCATGTCATGGGCGGGTGAGGAGGCATCATCAGAGCCCCCGTTACCATACACGAAGATGAGGTACTCCGAGATGCCTCGTGACATCTCCTGCGATAGCCTCGCTGCCCTCCGCATCAATGAG AGTGTGATGGACAGCGATGATGAAGAGGAACGTAGCAGCGGTTGTGGGGGCGGGAGGGGTATGGCCATGCCAATGTGTGCCCGTGGTACTTCTCCCCCATCTTCTGTGTATCGCAAGGTAGTTCAGGAAACCGATTACGATACCCACGACGGCATGAAGGCCCTCACCAAAGCTGCTTATAGTTATgg AACGTTACCCCGCATCCATAGCCATAAGTCGGCTAGCCTACCAGCCCGTGGGAAGGATGCTGACACCCCACCTGTCCTGGATCTCCTGAGGGTGGTGCCCGAAGACCTGGCCACCCAGATCACTAGGATGGATTTCCCCGTTTTCAA AGCCATCACCCCAGAAGAGCTGACCTCCTGTGGTTGGACGAAAAAGGATAAATTGAAATCTGCCCCCAATATTGTGGAGTTCACACGAAGATTTAATCAT aTAAGTTTTTGGGTTGTCCGAGAAATACTCAACGCAGGAGGAGCAAAACAGCGTGCCGAGATGATGGGACACTTCATTAAAGTAGCCAAGAAACTGAATGAACTCAACAATTTTCATTCACAGTTTGCCATCGTTAGTGCCCTGCAGTCTGCGCCCATTTATAG aTTAAACAAGACTTGGGCTGCTCTCTCCCGTAAGGACCGGCAACATTACGAGAGAATGAGCGAATTATTTAGTGATAAGAATAATTGGGAACAACTTAGAAGTCATGTTAATAGTCTGAAACTTCCTATGATTCCATATCTTG GCCTCTTCTTGACTGatttagtatatatagatatggccCATCCCCATTTTGGTGGTCTGGAGAGTGAGCAGCGGCAGCTAAAGATGAACAACATTCTGAGAGTTTTGGCAGATTATCAGCAGTCTGATTATTCTGCTCTTCCTCATCTTCAACATGTCCAGACATATTTAGCATCTGTTAGATATATAGAAGAACTACAGAAGTTTGTGGAGGATGATCATTATAA GTTGTCACTTCAGCTTGAGCCAAACACTCCAAGCAGTAGTCAGAGTGCCAGCAAAGACAGTGTTAGTGATGCTGCTGGAGGGATCAATTCCTTAAATCTCTCTCCAGCTCGAGTGAGTGGCGGAAGGCCACCTGCTCCTCCTCCCACCTATTCCTGCCCAGCACATGGACCACAAGCAAAATTTGTACCTGGTCACAGGAAAGCACGTAGTCTAGGAACAAA ATTTCGGAGTATGAGTCTCCCACGCAATCTCCATCGCTCGGAACCCCAGAGTCAGGGGGCAGACCGCTTCGG TCACTCATCTCAAAATTCACAAATAGAGTCGGATGGATGGACAACATGCGGCAACTTTCACGTATACTTGAGTCAGAT CATTTTCAAGGGCTGTTCAGGAACAAATGAAGGAATGCGATGTGACTCTGTGAACAGTTTAGGTGGTCACGAGCCAGGCTGTCCTTCAGCCCAAGGTTCCCAAGGGTCCAGACATTTACTAGATGATTCAGAACTTGACCCTCCACCACAGCATTCGGATTGTACATCACCTCAGTCTCATACACTCACGAGAACATG GTCAGGACTTTCTTCAGATTCTGATACAGAAGTAGTTTTTGAAGTAAGTGGAGAAGAATGTGGCGTTCAAGGGCCTTTGAAAAGGAAGACTGTTATTAAAGATGGCAGGAGGCCTGCAGTGTCAGCTTGGCATAGATACTGG GTTCAGTTGTGGGGTGGAGCACTGGTTTACTATCATCCAAAAAGTTTAACTTCAAGAGGACAGGAGCGAGCAGACTTCAAGACCTCACCTTGCAAACTTCAGCCTCTCATTGGTCAGGGCAGTAAACTGGTGCTTGTTGGTCCACAAGATGCCCAATCCCAGCCTGATGTATTCCAGGTTAGGGTGTACACCTTG
- the LOC136825475 gene encoding ras-specific guanine nucleotide-releasing factor RalGPS1-like isoform X13 yields MSWAGEEASSEPPLPYTKMRYSEMPRDISCDSLAALRINESVMDSDDEEERSSGCGGGRGMAMPMCARGTSPPSSVYRKVVQETDYDTHDGMKALTKAAYSYGTLPRIHSHKSASLPARGKDADTPPVLDLLRVVPEDLATQITRMDFPVFKAITPEELTSCGWTKKDKLKSAPNIVEFTRRFNHISFWVVREILNAGGAKQRAEMMGHFIKVAKKLNELNNFHSQFAIVSALQSAPIYRLNKTWAALSRKDRQHYERMSELFSDKNNWEQLRSHVNSLKLPMIPYLGLFLTDLVYIDMAHPHFGGLESEQRQLKMNNILRVLADYQQSDYSALPHLQHVQTYLASVRYIEELQKFVEDDHYKLSLQLEPNTPSSSQSASKDSVSDAAGGINSLNLSPARVSGGRPPAPPPTYSCPAHGPQAKFVPGHRKARSLGTNIFKGCSGTNEGMRCDSVNSLGGHEPGCPSAQGSQGSRHLLDDSELDPPPQHSDCTSPQSHTLTRTWSGLSSDSDTEVVFEVSGEECGVQGPLKRKTVIKDGRRPAVSAWHRYWVQLWGGALVYYHPKSLTSRGQERADFKTSPCKLQPLIGQGSKLVLVGPQDAQSQPDVFQVRVYTLLSDPGKATIYKFRAPSVSAAKSWIYNLQQALTENIQRPPENLITFE; encoded by the exons ATGTCATGGGCGGGTGAGGAGGCATCATCAGAGCCCCCGTTACCATACACGAAGATGAGGTACTCCGAGATGCCTCGTGACATCTCCTGCGATAGCCTCGCTGCCCTCCGCATCAATGAG AGTGTGATGGACAGCGATGATGAAGAGGAACGTAGCAGCGGTTGTGGGGGCGGGAGGGGTATGGCCATGCCAATGTGTGCCCGTGGTACTTCTCCCCCATCTTCTGTGTATCGCAAGGTAGTTCAGGAAACCGATTACGATACCCACGACGGCATGAAGGCCCTCACCAAAGCTGCTTATAGTTATgg AACGTTACCCCGCATCCATAGCCATAAGTCGGCTAGCCTACCAGCCCGTGGGAAGGATGCTGACACCCCACCTGTCCTGGATCTCCTGAGGGTGGTGCCCGAAGACCTGGCCACCCAGATCACTAGGATGGATTTCCCCGTTTTCAA AGCCATCACCCCAGAAGAGCTGACCTCCTGTGGTTGGACGAAAAAGGATAAATTGAAATCTGCCCCCAATATTGTGGAGTTCACACGAAGATTTAATCAT aTAAGTTTTTGGGTTGTCCGAGAAATACTCAACGCAGGAGGAGCAAAACAGCGTGCCGAGATGATGGGACACTTCATTAAAGTAGCCAAGAAACTGAATGAACTCAACAATTTTCATTCACAGTTTGCCATCGTTAGTGCCCTGCAGTCTGCGCCCATTTATAG aTTAAACAAGACTTGGGCTGCTCTCTCCCGTAAGGACCGGCAACATTACGAGAGAATGAGCGAATTATTTAGTGATAAGAATAATTGGGAACAACTTAGAAGTCATGTTAATAGTCTGAAACTTCCTATGATTCCATATCTTG GCCTCTTCTTGACTGatttagtatatatagatatggccCATCCCCATTTTGGTGGTCTGGAGAGTGAGCAGCGGCAGCTAAAGATGAACAACATTCTGAGAGTTTTGGCAGATTATCAGCAGTCTGATTATTCTGCTCTTCCTCATCTTCAACATGTCCAGACATATTTAGCATCTGTTAGATATATAGAAGAACTACAGAAGTTTGTGGAGGATGATCATTATAA GTTGTCACTTCAGCTTGAGCCAAACACTCCAAGCAGTAGTCAGAGTGCCAGCAAAGACAGTGTTAGTGATGCTGCTGGAGGGATCAATTCCTTAAATCTCTCTCCAGCTCGAGTGAGTGGCGGAAGGCCACCTGCTCCTCCTCCCACCTATTCCTGCCCAGCACATGGACCACAAGCAAAATTTGTACCTGGTCACAGGAAAGCACGTAGTCTAGGAACAAA CATTTTCAAGGGCTGTTCAGGAACAAATGAAGGAATGCGATGTGACTCTGTGAACAGTTTAGGTGGTCACGAGCCAGGCTGTCCTTCAGCCCAAGGTTCCCAAGGGTCCAGACATTTACTAGATGATTCAGAACTTGACCCTCCACCACAGCATTCGGATTGTACATCACCTCAGTCTCATACACTCACGAGAACATG GTCAGGACTTTCTTCAGATTCTGATACAGAAGTAGTTTTTGAAGTAAGTGGAGAAGAATGTGGCGTTCAAGGGCCTTTGAAAAGGAAGACTGTTATTAAAGATGGCAGGAGGCCTGCAGTGTCAGCTTGGCATAGATACTGG GTTCAGTTGTGGGGTGGAGCACTGGTTTACTATCATCCAAAAAGTTTAACTTCAAGAGGACAGGAGCGAGCAGACTTCAAGACCTCACCTTGCAAACTTCAGCCTCTCATTGGTCAGGGCAGTAAACTGGTGCTTGTTGGTCCACAAGATGCCCAATCCCAGCCTGATGTATTCCAGGTTAGGGTGTACACCTTG